The Bos mutus isolate GX-2022 chromosome 12, NWIPB_WYAK_1.1, whole genome shotgun sequence genomic interval CACTATCTCTtctgaaagaagagtgaaataaacaagtaaaaataaataagcagggcaatTATGGATTGATTAAAACAGTTATTACAGAGAGAAAGTGGGCTTAGTGGTGGTGGCTAGAGATCAAAGATGCTACTGACTTCTCACTGTTAAGCAAAATATTTGTTATGGTTAATGATAAACAACGACTACTAAAATATGAAATTTCCAATTATTAAAAAGGAagcacattaaaattttattaaatgcttttcaGGCATCTATTTACATATTCATGTTTAATGGtgatttattctgttccattaatccaTGATGAACTACATTAATACTATTCTCATTTCGAAACATTATAGAACCTCCATTATAAAAACTCTAGTACATCcaattatgtattattttaatgcaTGGATGTAATCATGCTAATATTTAGCTAAATCTGGCCCACCACTTATTTTTGGACAGCCTGAAAGTTAaggatgattttaaaatttttaaatggttgaaaaaaatcaagaaaagaatagTAATAACATGTAAAATTTATCTGAAATTGAAGTTTTGGTGTCCATAgttttgtattagtttcctatggctgctaTGACAAAGTATTAATACCAAACAAGAGGAATTCAATCTCTTAGGGTTCTGGATTTGAGAGTCAGGAATCAGTGTTTCTGGGACAATGGCGATGTATTTGGAGGGCTGGTTTCTTCCTGAGGCTCTGAGGGCAGAATGCCTTTTCTGGCTCCTAGGGGTGTGTTTCTTGTGGTTCTTGTCTTGTGGCCCCTTCATTTTCCCAGCCAGCAGCTCAGCATCTTCAAATCTGTTTGTCATCACACTGCCTTCTCTCTCTGAATGTTGCAGCACTGTTATTTATAAGAAGTCAAACAGTGGAAACCATCCAAATAGCCATCCaccagtgaatggataaacaaaatgtggtttatCCGTAAAactgaatactactcagcaatgaaaagaaacGAGTTATAAGGAACAAAGTACTATTAGATATGATACAATATGGATGGAATCTTCTTTTTCTGAGGCAGCAAGCGGTGTCTTAGCCTTATGGCCGGTGCACCTGCTGGAAGGGAATGGCTGGGACTCCGAAGGATCCTGAAAGAGGAAGTCGGGGGTGAGGCAGCGAGGGGAGGCGGCCCGACAGCGCCCCCTCGGGCTGGGCAGCAGACACCGCCACAGCACCGGCGGCAGGGGCGGGAAAACTCCCGCTCCCAGCGTGCTCCGCGCGCCAGCTCGCGCGCCTGGGGGGCGGGGCCTGCGCGCGCCTGCGCTGTAGCGGGACGCGCTGGCGGGCGCGGCGAGGCGGTCCCTTCGAGTGTGGTAGTTCGCTCCCTGAAGGGAGTGAGGACGGTTAGGTGCTGCCGGTCACTTTCCCGTCCCTGGTAAGTGCGGCGgctgtggcggcggcggcggcagtggTCGGGGCTGCTACTTGGGAACGGCTTCCGAGGGCTTTCCGCGGTCCCTCCAGCGGCGTTTCGGCCTCGTGGCCGTCGTCCCTCAGGGGCTGTTGGGCGGCTCCGTGAGGCGTGAGGCGTCGGTTAGGTCCCGCGGGCCGCGGCAGCTGGGGCTTCGGCCGGCCGGTCGGGAGGCTCCTAGAAGGGACGGTGAGAGCGGGGCGAGCCGGCCTCCGAGCGAGGAGAATCTCCCGCGCGCCGGCCACCGTGCAGCCCCGACGGGCGGAATCGGACGGTCCTCGGGCGCCTTTGGGTCCCCAACCCCGGGAAGCCTGACCTCGAGTTTCTGCCTTGTTCCGCTTGTTGTCGAGGCGGCCCGGACCCGCGACTCCCCTCAAGGACTTGAAGTCTGACAGTTGCCGTTGCGTTTTCCTCGCGATTTCCAACGTTCCGCCCGGACGAGGCGGATGacgcaagaattttttttttccaactgaaaGTTAAGGGGTGGTGGCATCCGATCATCCGGCTTCGGATGTGGTCTCTGTCGCATCCTGACGACAGTAGTCACACAAATCACTCTTGAAAACGCCCACAAGCGTGGGCACGCGGGTCCAGACGGTGAACCGTCGCAGCCTCTCTCCGAAGTTGGTGGCGTTTGCTGCCTTTGAAGACACCGAGGCGGAGCCAGGCTCCAACCCCGCCGCCCCTTCTGACCCGCTAAACCCGAGATTTATTAGCTAGAGCCGGCTCACTATTGCCCTTATAAGTCCAACACGTGTTGCACTGTTGGCAAGGACAGGCTGTCCATCACGCAAGAGTGTGGCgtttgccagaaaaaaaaaaaaaaaaaacagcaggtGTGTGCACTGTTGGCAAGGACGGACTGTCCATCACGCAAGAGTGGCGTTTGCCAGAAAAAAAGAACCACGAGCACCCCACTTGTTGAGGAATAGAGCATTCTAGGTTAAGAGAGTGGGTTGAGGACGTGTATCTAATTTTACTCCCTGAAATCTCACTGAAAGTACAGTAAAGGGATTTTCAAAAAGACACAAACCcacagagatgaagaaaatgggaaagaaacaaTAGCAGTAAAATACTGGGCTCCAGAAAGCAAGTGTcgtacaattatatatatatatataagaaacaaaATCTTCAAAATGTGCAGAAACTGGCAGCACGGGACACTTTGGGAGCTGGCAATGAAAGGAATGGTGCTGGGGATGGATGTGCATGGCTCAAATAAAGACCACTTAGGTGAGGTCTGTCTGAGAAGTAATTAGATAGCAAGCTCTCCTTCCCCGTTTCATACTGGTAGGATACTGCTTCTCTCCCACCAGGAGACTGGAGGCTCTTCTCTTGAGAACATAAAATGGGATCTTTGAAGCTGGGGACCCCAGGCACAATTATGAGTCTACATTTATGAAAACAGACAGTGAAGGCTGAAGcccttcatcctcctcctccagtTTAAATCCCAGAACTTTTTGCAGCCGGTCTAATACCTTTCAGGCTCTGTATGAGAATTCTACACACACATAACATGTAAAGGGAAGGATCTGTACAATAAATTAGTCACAGTGATGGCTTCTTGGAAGGGAAAGAAACTTTGTGGCTGGGGGAAAAATGTGAAGAGACTTCACTATTcagacatttttattcttttaaaatagtgtaCCATGTGCATATATTGCCTAttcaaaaatgaaatgtatttcttaaatgcaAATGAATACACCCTTTGACACAGGAATTTATAGATATGTCTACACACATGTATTGCCACTCATTGCAATATTGCTTTAGCAAAAGATTGGAAACAGTCTCAATTTTCATTAATAGATTGGTAAACCATTGCAATATTGCCACTCATTGCAATATTGCTTTAGCAAAAGATTGGAAACAGTCTCAATTTTCATTAATAGATGGTtggtaaaataaattttgtacAACCCTCCTTTGGAATATTTTGTAGtcataaaaaaacaatgaaataagctCATTGTATAAAAAAGTAATCACAAAGATATATGTTGGGGAGGGGgttcagaaaaaatatatcactagttttataaaaagatgtatgtatgtatatatgtatataaaatacctGAAAGATAAGCAGAATACTGATTGCCTTTGAAGAGGAGATCTGGATGGTAAAGCAAAAGTGGAATTAGGGAGAGACTTTTCACTGTATACTTTTGTACATTTTGAACATGTTATTCAGTGAATAAATTAGTAAatgttaataggaaaaaaattaatgatccTGATGTTAAGCATATCCTGAACAATAAAAGATCTCTTACACTACGGGAAAGAATACTGTGTAACAACCCTGAAATCTTAGTGGCTCACAGCATTTCATGCCCTTGATTCTTCAGGTAGACATTTCATGGTTCTTCAGTGGTTTAGATGTTGATTGGACTAGGCTGGACTCCAGACTTCAGTTTTGAGTTCAGATCTGCTCCATGTATCTTCATTGTGGAACCCGggctgaaaaagcaaaaatacgTGGAGCGTACTTTTCTTGGGGCTGAAGGTGAGAGTTTAAGAGCCCTTCTGGAAAATTTGCCATGCTTCAGCTCAGAAGTGGCACACTGAAACATCTTTTGGTTAAAGCAAGTCACATAGTCAAGCCCAAAGGCAATAGTGTGGAGATTTACATTCTGTCTAGTGGGAGGTTTCTGCAGTCTCAGGACAAAGGATGTGGAtgtctgcttccactgcagggtagAAGGAAGAGTTGGGACCAGTAAAGACGAAGGAAATGGGTTAATAGAAAGATGCTGTGAAATTAGGTTGAAGATAGTTGGTTGAGAACAAAGATGCTtaggaaaaatacatatttatatgtaccaAGATATAGCATCCTACTTTGATATGAGTTTTCTTACAGAATGCGTATTATGGTATCACATTGACTTAGATAACATCTGCCAGCCCCACACCTGGCCGGCCCTATAACCAATTCTGAATGACCATTGGAATGAAAATAATGTAGATGTAAAGATATCAGTTCCTAAAGTAGTTATatataaatgtctttattttagcTACTAAATGTATTCATTCATAGTTCTTGTATCATATCCATGTCTACCAACCTACCTTTCACAATAGAATCTTCTTTTCAGGGAGATGTCCTTTGCTTCTCAGATGTAAGGCACTTAAAGATTGTTATTCAACAGTGAAAATGAGTCATACAGAGGtaatacatattttcatatattctgcATCTTcagggttcctttttttttttttgtagtcatATGGCTCcagaataattttcttattttcagcttGTACTGTGAGAGACAGTATAGCATTAGTGGTTAGGAGTGAGAACTTTGGAGCAGACTGCCTGAATTTGCATCTTGGCTAGTGGATATATAACCTTGGGCACATGATATAACgtactgtgcctcagttttctcatctctaaaatggaaattGTAACAGTACTTACCACAGAATTCTTAGAaagtttaaatgagttaatacataaaGAGCAGTTATGATAGTACCTGACACAATAAGtacttaaatataaattattattaatattgctttttattttgaggCTGTGATTTGAGTCATTTGTATTACAGAACAAACCTATATAGTTATTCATTTGTCTAAATAGTCAGGGAAGTTAATTTTTGATCCCTTTATTCTCTTGAATTCCAGGTAAAGTTAAAAGTACCTTTTGGAAATAAATTGCTAGATGCTGTTTGTTTGGTACCTAACAAGAGCTTAACATATGGAGTCATTCTTACACATGGAGCATCAGGAGATATGAATCTCCCTCATTTGACATCACTGGCATCCCATCTTGCCTCTCATGGGTTTTTTTGCCTGAGATTTACCTGTAAAGGCCTTAATATTGTACATAGAATTAAGGCATATAAATCAGTTTTGGTAagaaaatttctttatatttacttacaataattctattttttaaatgcacagtAAATTGACAAATTTTATTAGTCAtttggtttaattttaaaaaccctaATGAATATTCTTAGAAACTCAACAGTGTGTGAAGGCTGGGTAGTGGTCAGATTGCTCTTTTTTGCCATCAGTTTCTATAGGGATGAGTGCTCACATCATAGATGTTTCTCCATGATACTGCCAAGGCATCTACTTATGATGTAATTTCCTTCTTGGAATTATATAACTTAAGCATATACAGTTCTAGACAGTTAGCCTCATATGCTGTGAGTGTACAAATAGCATGATTTCCATGTTGGAAACTAAAATCCCTGGATGAAAACCGAAATTTCTTTTAATCCAAATTACTTCAAGCGTGCTAAGTTTTTCAGAGCTTTAAATCAGATGTTAGTTGTAGCATTATCAGATTTTGCCTTAGTTGGAAGCTTTTAACtggctctttttttcccctccaaatttttttctttaaaaatgttttagtacTTGAATATTTTAGACAgtgttttttttcacatatttgcGTGTATTACCCAATATATGACTTGATAGTGAAGGCATGACCAGAAGAGCAAAGAACTGGTTACCTCTTCCAAGTAAAATCCCTTAAAATTTTGTGGTTGTCTTTGTAAAAGTTTTATACACTCTAGTAATGATGAGAAATATGtgttggtttttccagtggaatATAggagaagaattgatggttttttGGTTGATTTTTCTAGAATTACCTAAAGACCTCAGAATACAAACTTGCAGGTGTTTTCCTTGGAGGTAAGTTGCAGTACTTGTGAATActtgttttaaaatctactcACATTAATACAGGAATAGGTAATAAAGAATTAATGACAGGAATAGAGTtaaggattttttgttttgttttggtaagTCACGTCCAGGTATAATAACATCAAGGTACTTTAATATTTAAATCGAATTTAagccatataca includes:
- the TEX30 gene encoding testis-expressed protein 30 isoform X1, with product MLIGLGWTPDFSFEFRSAPCIFIVEPGLKKQKYVERTFLGAEGRCPLLLRCKALKDCYSTVKMSHTEVKLKVPFGNKLLDAVCLVPNKSLTYGVILTHGASGDMNLPHLTSLASHLASHGFFCLRFTCKGLNIVHRIKAYKSVLNYLKTSEYKLAGVFLGGRSMGSRAAASVLCHIEPDDADDFVRGLICISYPLHHPKQQHKLRDEDLFRIKDPVLFVSGSADEMCEKNLLEKVAQKMQAPHKIHWIEKANHSMAVKGRSTNDVFKEINTQILFWIQEITETDKK